The following are from one region of the Thermostichus vulcanus str. 'Rupite' genome:
- a CDS encoding DUF1257 domain-containing protein, whose product MSHFTTIQVQIKDGELLAETLQELGYQVERDASLRGYLWNRTRADFVIRQKNGFDIGFRRQGEHYELVADLWGAKIDQQAFLQPILQRYAHKQLLRSARQQGYAIEAEEQLEDGTIRVVVGRWV is encoded by the coding sequence ATGTCTCATTTCACCACGATTCAGGTGCAGATTAAGGATGGGGAGTTGCTGGCTGAAACTCTCCAGGAATTGGGCTATCAGGTGGAGCGGGATGCCAGCTTGCGGGGCTACTTGTGGAATCGCACCCGGGCTGACTTTGTGATTCGCCAGAAAAATGGCTTCGACATCGGGTTCCGTCGCCAGGGTGAGCACTACGAGCTGGTGGCGGATCTGTGGGGGGCCAAAATCGATCAACAGGCTTTTTTGCAGCCAATTCTGCAACGCTATGCTCATAAGCAGTTGCTGCGCTCAGCACGCCAACAGGGCTATGCCATCGAAGCAGAAGAACAACTAGAAGATGGCACCATCCGTGTGGTGGTGGGGCGTTGGGTATAG
- a CDS encoding AI-2E family transporter has protein sequence MTFAQWLGLGALLGLLVLLWQIRQIALLVFGAIVLAVALDTLAQIPQRYGFRRGPSIAITGLTVLVGTILVGLIVVPPLADQLGRLFTDVVPDGIFQAQRLIENFILSLPTDIELPTLRELANSLVPQATELVRQARDFFSQSFTAFFATLINLLFVIILTILLLVDPQAYNRAFVSVFPAFYRPRIRYILKRCELALRGWLMGIMLTSTLVMLLSGIGLWILGVPLILANAVLAGVFNFIPNIGPTLSVVAPMLVALTDAPWKSLAVLGLYILIQQLESSVFTPIVMSRQVSLLPALTLVAQITSAFFFGVLGLFLAVPLAAIVQVWIQEVLIRDVLDPWQGSRTGALLMLDSGLDGPDSLQASEESHPELQPESSAHEV, from the coding sequence GTGACATTCGCCCAGTGGTTGGGGTTGGGGGCATTGCTAGGTTTGCTGGTTCTGCTCTGGCAGATTCGGCAGATTGCTTTGTTGGTGTTCGGGGCAATCGTGTTGGCGGTGGCACTGGATACTCTGGCCCAGATCCCGCAGCGCTATGGCTTTCGGCGTGGTCCTTCGATTGCGATCACCGGCCTAACAGTCTTGGTAGGAACCATCCTGGTGGGGTTAATTGTGGTGCCCCCCTTGGCGGATCAGTTGGGGCGGCTGTTTACCGATGTGGTGCCGGACGGGATCTTCCAGGCGCAGCGGCTGATTGAGAATTTCATTCTTTCCTTACCCACGGATATCGAGCTGCCCACCCTACGGGAGTTGGCCAATAGCTTGGTACCGCAGGCAACAGAGCTGGTGCGGCAGGCGCGAGACTTTTTCTCTCAGTCGTTTACGGCCTTTTTCGCCACCTTGATCAATCTGCTGTTTGTAATCATCCTCACCATTTTGTTGTTGGTGGATCCGCAAGCCTATAATCGCGCCTTTGTGTCGGTTTTTCCGGCCTTTTATCGGCCCCGCATTCGCTACATTCTCAAGCGCTGCGAGCTGGCCCTGCGGGGATGGCTGATGGGGATCATGCTGACCAGCACGTTGGTGATGTTGCTGAGTGGGATCGGGTTGTGGATTTTGGGGGTACCCCTGATCCTGGCCAATGCGGTGCTGGCGGGGGTGTTTAACTTTATCCCCAATATTGGCCCGACCCTGAGTGTGGTGGCCCCGATGCTGGTGGCCCTGACGGATGCCCCCTGGAAATCTTTGGCTGTCCTAGGCTTGTATATTTTGATCCAACAGTTGGAAAGCAGCGTCTTCACCCCGATTGTGATGTCGCGGCAGGTTTCTCTTTTGCCTGCCCTGACGTTGGTGGCCCAGATTACGTCTGCCTTTTTCTTCGGAGTGCTGGGCCTGTTTTTGGCCGTGCCTTTGGCGGCAATTGTGCAGGTGTGGATCCAGGAGGTACTGATTCGGGATGTGTTGGATCCCTGGCAGGGATCCCGGACAGGAGCCTTGTTAATGCTAGACAGTGGCTTGGATGGGCCGGATAGCCTGCAAGCCTCAGAAGAAAGTCATCCTGAGCTGCAGCCAGAAAGTTCAGCGCATGAGGTTTGA